One genomic window of Paraburkholderia acidiphila includes the following:
- a CDS encoding LLM class flavin-dependent oxidoreductase, producing MTRFSILDLSPIPAGSHAGVALQNTLDLARHAERLGYHRFWLAEHHNMTGIASAATSVVIGHVAGGTQTIRVGSGGIMLPNHAPLVIAEQFGTLEALYPGRIDLGLGRAPGTDQTTARALRRDLQGSADSFPDDVAELQRYFAAPVEGQRVRAVPGAGLNVPLYILGSSLYGAQLAAAMGLPFAFASHFAPDHLLTALRLYRSQFRASAVLARPHAMVGVNVFGAPTNEEARFLFTSLQQQFVNLRRGTPGQLPPPVEQIAANEFELAGVSHSLACSVVGDQETVRAGLASVIEQTGADELIVTAQIYDHAARLRSFEMAAQARDELKEAAAGR from the coding sequence ATGACCCGATTCTCCATACTCGATCTCTCGCCCATCCCCGCGGGCTCCCATGCCGGCGTCGCCCTGCAAAACACGCTCGATCTCGCCCGGCATGCCGAACGCCTCGGCTACCACCGTTTCTGGCTGGCCGAGCATCACAACATGACGGGCATCGCGAGCGCGGCGACTTCGGTGGTGATCGGCCACGTGGCGGGCGGCACGCAAACCATCCGCGTGGGCTCGGGCGGGATCATGCTGCCGAACCACGCTCCGCTCGTGATTGCCGAGCAGTTCGGCACGCTCGAAGCGCTCTACCCGGGCCGCATCGACCTCGGCCTCGGGCGCGCGCCCGGCACCGACCAGACCACGGCGCGCGCGCTGCGCCGCGACCTGCAAGGCAGCGCCGACAGCTTCCCCGACGACGTGGCCGAACTGCAGCGCTATTTCGCCGCACCCGTGGAAGGCCAACGTGTGCGCGCCGTACCGGGCGCGGGACTCAACGTGCCGCTCTATATCCTCGGCTCGAGCCTGTATGGCGCACAACTCGCAGCGGCCATGGGCCTGCCGTTCGCGTTCGCCTCGCACTTCGCGCCCGACCATCTGCTCACGGCGCTGCGCCTTTATCGTTCGCAGTTCCGTGCGTCGGCTGTGCTCGCACGGCCCCATGCGATGGTCGGCGTGAACGTGTTCGGCGCGCCGACGAATGAAGAAGCGCGCTTTCTCTTCACCTCGCTGCAGCAGCAGTTCGTGAATCTGCGGCGCGGCACGCCGGGACAGTTGCCGCCGCCGGTCGAGCAGATCGCGGCGAACGAGTTCGAACTGGCCGGCGTGTCGCATTCGCTGGCCTGCTCCGTGGTGGGCGACCAGGAGACCGTGCGCGCGGGCCTCGCCTCCGTGATCGAGCAGACCGGCGCGGACGAACTCATCGTCACCGCGCAGATCTACGACCACGCTGCGCGCCTGCGTTCGTTCGAGATGGCGGCACAGGCCCGCGACGAACTGAAGGAAGCCGCCGCCGGACGGTAA